The following proteins are co-located in the Silene latifolia isolate original U9 population chromosome 1, ASM4854445v1, whole genome shotgun sequence genome:
- the LOC141608423 gene encoding protein LIFEGUARD 4-like produces the protein MWQQGYRKNDVESGGSHSHSQQLYPVQLESPELRWGFIRKVYSIIAIQLLATIAVGAVVVTVKPISHFFTHTNAGLACYIILIITPLIVLCPLYYYHQKHPLNFLLLGIFTLAFAFSVGLTCAYTSGKVILEAAILTAAVVVSLTLYTFWAVKRGHDFNFLGPFLFGSLIVLIIFAVIQIFFPLGKIGVMIYGCLGSIIFCGYIVYDTDNLIKRYTYDEYIWAAVALYLDIINLFLSLLAIFRAADS, from the exons atgTGGCAACAAGGGTACAGGAAGAATGACGTGGAGAGTGGCGGGTCCCATTCCCATTCACAACAGCTGTACCCGGTACAGTTAGAGAGTCCGGAGCTCCGATGGGGTTTTATAAGGAAAGTGTACAGCATAATAGCAATACAGTTGTTGGCGACGATAGCAGTCGGTGCAGTTGTTGTCACTGTTAAACCTATTTCTCATTTCTTTACTCATACTAATGCGGGTCTTGCTTGTTATATCATCCTTATCATCACCCCTTTAATcg TGCTCTGCCCCTTGTATTACTACCATCAGAAGCATCCTCTCAACTTCTTGCTTCTCGGGATTTTCACCCTCGCCTTTGCATTTTCCGTCGGCTTGACCTGTGCCTACACCAGTG GGAAAGTAATACTGGAGGCTGCCATTTTGACTGCAGCAGTTGTTGTCAGTCTCACTCTCTACACTTTCTGGGCAGTGAAGAGAGGCCATGACTTCAACTTCCTTGGTCCTTTCTTGTTTGGCTCTTTGATTGTTCTCATCATCTTTGCCGTCATTCAG ATATTCTTTCCGTTGGGCAAAATCGGTGTGATGATATATGGCTGCCTGGGGTCCATCATCTTCTGTGGGTACATTGTATATGATACTGACAACCTCATAAAGCGATATACCTATGACGAGTATATCTGGGCTGCTGTCGCATTGTACCTCGACATTATCAATCTCTTCCTTTCTCTGCTTGCTATATTCAGAGCTGCTGATAGCTAG
- the LOC141608430 gene encoding protein LIFEGUARD 2-like yields the protein MWSRKDDVESGLSQQLYPAQSESPDLRWGFIRKVYSIVAIQLLATVAVGAFVVSSKPISHFFTETSGGYACYIILIITPLILLCPLSYYHQTHPVNFLLLGIFTIALAFSIGLSCAYTNGKTILEAVILTAAVVVSLTLYTFWAAKRGHDFNFLGPFLFCSLIVLLLFGIIQILFPLGKIGEMIYGCVGSIIFSGYIVYDTDNLIKRYTYDEYILAAISLYLDIINLFVSLLSLFRGANS from the exons ATGTGGTCCCGGAAGGACGATGTGGAGAGTGGTTTGTCCCAGCAGTTGTACCCGGCTCAGTCGGAGAGCCCGGATCTCAGATGGGGTTTCATCCGGAAAGTTTACTCGATAGTCGCGATACAGTTGTTGGCAACTGTTGCAGTTGGGGCCTTTGTGGTGTCATCTAAACCCATTTCTCATTTCTTCACAGAGACAAGTGGGGGTTATGCTTGTTATATCATTCTCATTATCACCCCTCTCATCT TGTTGTGCCCATTGTCTTACTACCATCAGACGCATCCAGTAAACTTCTTGCTTCTGGGGATTTTCACTATTGCGCTTGCATTTTCCATCGGGTTGAGCTGTGCTTACACTAATG GAAAAACCATATTGGAGGCTGTCATATTGACGGCTGCAGTCGTCGTTAGTCTCACTCTTTACACATTCTGGGCAGCCAAGAGAGGCCATGACTTCAACTTCCTTGGCccatttttgttttgttctttgaTTGTGCTCCTGCTCTTTGGCATAATTCAG ATACTCTTCCCGTTGGGCAAAATTGGCGAGATGATCTATGGTTGTGTGGGGTCCATCATCTTTAGTGGCTACATCGTGTATGATACCGACAACCTCATAAAGCGATATACCTATGACGAGTACATCCTGGCTGCTATTTCGTTGTATCTCGACATTATCAACCTCTTCGTTAGTCTGCTTTCTTTATTCAGAGGTGCAAATAGCTAG
- the LOC141608434 gene encoding protein FAR1-RELATED SEQUENCE 1-like isoform X1, whose product MLIKYDLQDNDWLKRMFNKKENWALVYGRDTFCADMTTTQRSESMNKVIKHYVSYKHDLRRFFWHFERLLNDRRYDERTADFKADQTNVVLPFPVEILKHAASVYTPTVYKHFQTELSKSYDCTIAENSTIAENSETEVVLRYIICPYKKHYRYSVTYDTQEDTILCSCRKFEFGGMLCSHALKVFSTRGITRIPNKYILARWKKGKRNGSVMSDNQNTTNMDPKVIVGRRYRDLCRLGMRLSTRAAENEDEYEEVKDTLVKLLERVGLSSNNECVRVQDHNMVVDSTGVQKVVRGIKAKPRSGKSSKRPKGALEVSRKTRKPRAAKAKELLQKEQITHSQVNEVNSTNVQQESQTQTMSTNAQLESGTQIMSTNAQLQSQTQTVFTNVLVEQPQASNQIHSYQALLRMDYPVAESLMYDFLEPMHQINKVIYMSTSLLLNYLKTFI is encoded by the exons ATGCTCATAAAGTATGATCTGCAAGATAACGACTGGTTGAAGAGAATGTTCAACAAGAAAGAAAATTGGGCATTGGTCTATGGTAGGGACACTTTTTGTGCTGATATGACTACTACACAACGAAGTGAGAGCATGAACAAAGTCATCAAACACTATGTAAGTTATAAACATGATTTACGACGATTTTTTTGGCATTTTGAGCGTTTGCTTAATGATCGTCGTTATGATGAGAGAACAGCTGATTTTAAAGCCGACCAAACAAATGTGGTGTTACCCTTCCCTGTTGAAATTTTAAAACACGCCGCAAGTGTTTATACACCAACCGTCTATAAACACTTTCAGACGGAATTATCTAAGTCATACGACTGTACCATTGCTGAGAATAGTACCATTGCCGAGAATAGTGAGACAGAGGTTGTTTTAAGGTATATAATTTGTCCCTACAAGAAACATTATAGGTACAGTGTCACATATGACACACAAGAAGATACTATTTTGTGTTCATGTAGGAAATTTGAATTTGGGGGAATGTTATGCAGCCATGCTTTAAAGGTTTTTAGCACTAGAGGTATCACTCGAATTCCTAACAAGTACATACTAGCAAGATGGAAAAAAGGCAAGAGAAATGGAAGTGTTATGAGCGACAATCAAAATACAACTAATATGGATCCAAAAGTGATAGTGGGAAGACGTTACAGGGATTTATGTCGCTTAGGTATGCGCTTGAGCACAAGAGCGGCCGAAAATGAGGATGAATATGAAGAGGTTAAAGACACGCTCGTTAAGCTGCTTGAAAGGGTTGGGTTGAGTTCAAATAATGAATGTGTGAGAGTTCAAGATCATAATATGGTTGTGGATTCTACTGGCGTACAGAAAGTTGTTAGAGGCATTAAAGCAAAACCTAGATCTGGGAAGTCTAGCAAAAGGCCCAAAGGAGCGCTTGAAGTATCAAGAAAAACTAGAAAACCCAGAGCAGCTAAAGCTAAAGAATTGCTCCAAAAAGAGCAAATTACTCATTCGCAAGTCAATGAG GTCAATTCGACAAATGTTCAGCAAGAATCACAAACTCAAACTATGTCCACAAATGCTCAGCTAGAATCAGGAACTCAAATTATGTCCACAAATGCTCAGCTACAATCACAAACTCAAACTGTCTTCACAAATGTCTTAGTCGAGCAACCACAA GCAAGCAATCAGATTCATAGTTATCAAGCCTTGTTGAGAATGGATTATCCAGTTGCGGAAAGCTTGATGTACGATTTTTTAGAGCCAATGCATCAAATTAACAAGGTAATTTACATGTCTACAAGCTTGCTTTTAAACTATTTAAAAACTTTCATTTAG
- the LOC141608434 gene encoding protein FAR1-RELATED SEQUENCE 1-like isoform X2: MLIKYDLQDNDWLKRMFNKKENWALVYGRDTFCADMTTTQRSESMNKVIKHYVSYKHDLRRFFWHFERLLNDRRYDERTADFKADQTNVVLPFPVEILKHAASVYTPTVYKHFQTELSKSYDCTIAENSTIAENSETEVVLRYIICPYKKHYRYSVTYDTQEDTILCSCRKFEFGGMLCSHALKVFSTRGITRIPNKYILARWKKGKRNGSVMSDNQNTTNMDPKVIVGRRYRDLCRLGMRLSTRAAENEDEYEEVKDTLVKLLERVGLSSNNECVRVQDHNMVVDSTGVQKVVRGIKAKPRSGKSSKRPKGALEVSRKTRKPRAAKAKELLQKEQITHSQVNEVNSTNVQQESQTQTMSTNAQLESGTQIMSTNAQLQSQTQTVFTNVLVEQPQASNQIHSYQALLRMDYPVAESLMYDFLEPMHQINKDNQPHGKERHG, from the exons ATGCTCATAAAGTATGATCTGCAAGATAACGACTGGTTGAAGAGAATGTTCAACAAGAAAGAAAATTGGGCATTGGTCTATGGTAGGGACACTTTTTGTGCTGATATGACTACTACACAACGAAGTGAGAGCATGAACAAAGTCATCAAACACTATGTAAGTTATAAACATGATTTACGACGATTTTTTTGGCATTTTGAGCGTTTGCTTAATGATCGTCGTTATGATGAGAGAACAGCTGATTTTAAAGCCGACCAAACAAATGTGGTGTTACCCTTCCCTGTTGAAATTTTAAAACACGCCGCAAGTGTTTATACACCAACCGTCTATAAACACTTTCAGACGGAATTATCTAAGTCATACGACTGTACCATTGCTGAGAATAGTACCATTGCCGAGAATAGTGAGACAGAGGTTGTTTTAAGGTATATAATTTGTCCCTACAAGAAACATTATAGGTACAGTGTCACATATGACACACAAGAAGATACTATTTTGTGTTCATGTAGGAAATTTGAATTTGGGGGAATGTTATGCAGCCATGCTTTAAAGGTTTTTAGCACTAGAGGTATCACTCGAATTCCTAACAAGTACATACTAGCAAGATGGAAAAAAGGCAAGAGAAATGGAAGTGTTATGAGCGACAATCAAAATACAACTAATATGGATCCAAAAGTGATAGTGGGAAGACGTTACAGGGATTTATGTCGCTTAGGTATGCGCTTGAGCACAAGAGCGGCCGAAAATGAGGATGAATATGAAGAGGTTAAAGACACGCTCGTTAAGCTGCTTGAAAGGGTTGGGTTGAGTTCAAATAATGAATGTGTGAGAGTTCAAGATCATAATATGGTTGTGGATTCTACTGGCGTACAGAAAGTTGTTAGAGGCATTAAAGCAAAACCTAGATCTGGGAAGTCTAGCAAAAGGCCCAAAGGAGCGCTTGAAGTATCAAGAAAAACTAGAAAACCCAGAGCAGCTAAAGCTAAAGAATTGCTCCAAAAAGAGCAAATTACTCATTCGCAAGTCAATGAG GTCAATTCGACAAATGTTCAGCAAGAATCACAAACTCAAACTATGTCCACAAATGCTCAGCTAGAATCAGGAACTCAAATTATGTCCACAAATGCTCAGCTACAATCACAAACTCAAACTGTCTTCACAAATGTCTTAGTCGAGCAACCACAA GCAAGCAATCAGATTCATAGTTATCAAGCCTTGTTGAGAATGGATTATCCAGTTGCGGAAAGCTTGATGTACGATTTTTTAGAGCCAATGCATCAAATTAACAAG GATAACCAACCACATGGAAAAGAAAGACATGGCTAA